The proteins below are encoded in one region of Pseudomonas putida S13.1.2:
- a CDS encoding peroxidase family protein has translation MANFSKSDLEFILKQIFIAEAHADGASLSDLLPNSQVPFGLRTVDGSYNNLVAGQSEFGAADNSFLRLLDASYRANYVGTGNVVDSQPRTISNLIVDQTANNPAAVQANGGAAPVISPGIDGVFGTADDKPVFFIPNVSPDAGLTAGFNAWMTFFGQFFDHGLDLVSKSSTDIVFIPLRPDDPLYVANSPTNFMVLSRAVRTAGADGVVGTADDSQPNTTSPFVDQSQTYSSHPSHQVFLREYTLDGAGDPVATGRLITNRDLGADGKFGTADDGNSGNGGMATWAVVKAQARDLLGINLTDADVHSVPLLATDAYGNFLRGPNGMPQVVMRVNNGADGIADDATQLVEGNRAAPISLANAVSTGHGFLDDIAHNAAPVVVGGVLQADADTAIGNAQPVGPGGNNLTYDNELLDAHYIAGDGRVNENIGLTAVHHVFHSEHNRLVQQTKDTLLAAGDLAFLNEWLIDDVAAIPTTPAGIAALVWDGERLFQAAKFGTEMQYQHLVFEEFARTIQPQIDEFLAPNGYDTSINPAILAEFAHVVYRFGHSMLTETVDRFDPAFNPVSADPDNPDQQLGLIAAFLNPLAFAGSGATADEAAGAIIRGVTRQLGNEIDEFVTEALRNNLLGLPLDLPALNIARGRDTGIPSLNEARREFYAATGDSQLKPYISWADFADHLKHPASLINFIAAYGSHSSITGATTEAAKRAAAVALVLGGDGAPLDRLDFLNSTGAYANVTLAGADGQLNTADDIVTDITTSGVDAIDFWVGGLAEKKMPFGGMLGSSFNFVFETQLEALQNGDRFYYLSRTAGMNFGTELENNSFAKLIMLNSDVTHLSNTVFLTPTFTLEVNQANQFTGLGADGKADPTGGIEINGVEILPLVIRDNPDTVGPDANYLHYTGEDHVVLGGTAGNDIILSGEGDDTVYGDAGDDVLEGGAGNDAVLGGAGDDIITDAFGDNRLEGNAGNDVIIAGSMLAAGNLILGGDGQDFIITTEDISTTFGGQGDDFILGAKTNLPPTGNEGDDWIEKGTQDGAPGDNFAPLLGDEVVGNDIFVGGGGFDEMIGEGGDDIFVGSDAQDKMDGMSGFDWITNKNDKVGVTVDLSLAALAQPHGNAPNQNAGVFNPVGASPASILDRFAEVEGVSGSNYADVLKGDDVDAVTILNHGGATGSALTNVALIRGLQQFLADAGLPTTGFATGNIMLGGNGSDLIEGRGGDDLIDGDKWLNVRIAVYAPGDVNHTGPEIASFDSMVDMIPFMLDRTYNPGQLKAVREILPGTSTGGAAFDTAVYAGVQSEYVVTQNTKGTADVADDVWTVTDTVAGRDGVDTLLHIERLQFSDSQRVLVTGVNAQPTGRPTVTDGNGGAITVGDMLTVSVAGVLDADNISAGNPAGTLADRSVSYYWQFEADPGSGVFEDIILLPAGDLAFQSADGTAFRVSPDLAGLSLRVKAIYQDAHGTTEVLYSAPTAVVEPGAPVVPTPATPVVDATAGGEGLHMVRSDLNFILAQIKIAEADAAGQDILSLIPNIRAPLGLRAVDGSNNNLMNLNGINNTQYGAADNVFPRVTDPVFNPAEGAPAGFFGPGSPAIPGSSYQQTSGPVFDSQPRTISNLIVDQTSNNPAAYATAYDPGADGVLNFGVVGNDDVLKEGVRIVASPGMDGQFGTTDDHDVYLFENTAADAGLSAPFNAWMTFFGQFFDHGLDLVTKGGSGTIYIPLQPDDPLYVEGGFTNFMVVTRATNLPGPDGILGNADDIHEHTNTTTPFVDQNQTYSSHPSHQVFLRAYVMTDDGPVATGRLITNRDLGADGKFGTADDTEIGGMATWKVVKAQARDLLGINLTDADVDNVPLLATDAYGNFVKGPNGYPMVVMKGLDGIAGTADDQQAEGNPLAPLDLTNAVRTGHQFLADIAHNAVPVFSAGVLAPDADNVAGNAVPVNPQTGANLAYDNELLDAHYIAGDGRVNENIGLTAVHAIFHSEHNRLVAQTMDTVLDSHDLAFLNEWLLNPVTALPVTAAEIDALVWNGERLFQAAKFGTEMQYQHLVFEEFARTVQPRVDLFFAPTQVYDVDLDASIVAEFAHTVYRFGHSMLTETVDRFDVDFNVIKDPTSANPDQQLGLIAAFLNPLAYAASGVTPEDATSAIVRGVTRQGGNEIDEFVTEALRNNLLGLPLDLPAINIARGRDVGIPSLNAVRRDIYGQTGDTQLKPYTSWVDLVQHLKHPESLINFIAAYGTHSTLTGATTLLEKRAAAMALVFGGDGAPADRLDFLNSSGTWANVTLAGKDGALGTADDLKAVTITGVDAIDLWIGGLAEEKTPFGGMLGSTFNFVFENQMEKLQDGDRFYYLERTSGLSMNAELESNSFAKLIMANSSATHLPGLVFSDPGFYLELDQSKQYNDGLGNADPLGENGEQVVFRDSPLTAGPDTHYIRYAGAEHIVLGGTNGDDILVSSEGDDTVWGDGGNDRIEGGDGNDQLRGGAGDDIISDMGGDDNIQGGDGNDVLHGGNGVNLIIGGFGNDFIVTGEDASEAIGGQGNDFILGSKANEQDMGNEGDDWIEKGTSDGAPGDNFDPLGNDPVIGHDVFIGGNENDKFNGEGGDDIMVGSLGFGDRYIGGSGYDWATFKGLAQGVTIDYSDRFFDVPPVPGSGASTLVRFDIMEGLSGSAHGDFLRGDNEDAASLPTNGATGSVLTNISLINGLSSLLAAGATFYDGGNIILGGSGSDLIEGRGGDDILDGDKWLNVRISVRANLDGTGPEIASYDSMEPMVPLMLNGTYNPGQLVIVREILNGTDNYDTAVFSGVATDYSVVVDGNAVIVTDLVAGRDGVDHLTGIERLQFSDRSQASGVGTALNAGPTGHLVILDAATGVRDDTPVSGQLLRVTPLAVHDADNVSAANITGAVNGPAAYYWQVETLPGSGVYEDITTVAAGEVSRAIGTTYRVTDDVAGLSIRVRAVYQDAKGTLEIVDSSTNSAPSAGPTVTGLLVQNQTLTANPATIVDADGLSNPQFTFQWQSNRGVGWVNIVGAISSTFVLTQAQVGQNMRVVVSYVDDFGVHESVASDILDPVANVNDAPTGAVSISDTTPDQGQSLTALTGGIADLDGLGAFSFQWQQGTGGTFSNIVGATAATFTPGFAQGNQQLRVIVRYTDGFGTLESLTSAATAAVVVPPGVTLVGTNAANTLTGTAGNDVISGLGGNDTLNGLGGADQLFGGLGNDILNGGDDPDVLNGDDGNDTLNGGLGADAMNGGAGNDSFVVDNAGDTVTEALNGGTDLVQTSLATYTLGANVENLTYTGSSSFTGTGNALANTLTGGAANDVLNGGAGADRLVGGVGNDTYVVDNAGDVVVEATGAGTDTVRTTLASYTMAANVELLTFTGAGNFTGTGNGLANTLNGAAGNDTLNGDGGNDILNGNAGNDTLNGDAGNDQLFGGLGADSLNGGGGDDSLDGGDGNDTLLGDNGNDTLLGGIGDDSLDGGNGNDTLQGGDGNDTLFGDVGTDTLIGGAGNDFLNGAAGNDTVVGGAGNDTMMATDGNDVFQFAAGFGNDLIINFDAIAAGGQDRLDITALNITAATFAASVTIADVGADTLVHIGAADAIRLVGVADATTVNVADFILAG, from the coding sequence ATGGCCAATTTCAGCAAGTCGGACCTGGAATTCATTCTCAAACAAATCTTCATCGCCGAAGCCCATGCTGACGGCGCCAGCCTGAGCGACCTGCTGCCCAACAGCCAGGTGCCGTTCGGGCTGCGCACCGTCGATGGCAGCTACAACAACCTGGTGGCCGGGCAGAGCGAGTTCGGCGCTGCCGACAATTCATTCCTGCGCCTGCTTGATGCCTCCTACCGTGCCAACTACGTGGGCACCGGCAACGTCGTCGATTCGCAACCGCGCACCATCAGCAACCTGATCGTCGACCAGACAGCCAACAACCCGGCTGCGGTGCAAGCCAATGGCGGCGCGGCCCCGGTGATAAGCCCTGGAATCGATGGGGTGTTCGGCACCGCCGACGACAAGCCGGTGTTTTTCATCCCCAACGTCTCGCCGGACGCTGGCCTGACTGCCGGCTTCAACGCCTGGATGACGTTCTTCGGGCAGTTTTTCGACCACGGCCTGGACCTGGTCAGCAAGAGCAGCACCGACATCGTGTTCATACCGCTGCGCCCGGACGACCCTCTGTACGTGGCCAACAGCCCGACCAACTTCATGGTGCTGTCACGCGCCGTACGCACCGCTGGCGCCGATGGTGTGGTGGGCACGGCCGACGATAGCCAGCCCAATACCACCTCGCCGTTTGTTGACCAGAGCCAGACCTACAGCTCGCACCCCTCGCACCAGGTATTTCTGCGCGAGTACACGCTCGACGGTGCCGGTGACCCGGTGGCCACAGGCCGGCTGATCACCAACCGCGATCTTGGCGCGGACGGCAAATTCGGCACCGCCGACGATGGCAATAGCGGAAACGGCGGCATGGCCACCTGGGCGGTGGTCAAGGCCCAGGCCCGTGACCTGCTGGGTATCAACCTGACCGACGCCGATGTGCACAGCGTGCCGTTGCTGGCCACCGATGCCTACGGCAACTTCCTGCGCGGGCCCAATGGCATGCCGCAGGTGGTAATGCGCGTGAACAACGGCGCCGACGGCATTGCCGATGACGCCACCCAACTGGTCGAAGGCAACCGCGCCGCGCCCATCAGCCTGGCCAATGCCGTAAGCACCGGGCATGGCTTCCTTGACGACATCGCCCACAACGCCGCCCCCGTGGTAGTGGGCGGCGTGCTACAGGCCGACGCCGACACCGCCATTGGCAACGCGCAGCCTGTGGGCCCGGGCGGCAACAACCTGACCTACGACAACGAACTGCTCGACGCCCACTACATCGCTGGCGACGGTCGGGTGAACGAGAATATCGGCCTGACCGCTGTGCACCACGTGTTCCACTCCGAGCACAACCGCCTGGTGCAGCAGACCAAGGACACCCTGCTGGCCGCAGGCGACCTGGCGTTCCTCAACGAATGGCTGATCGACGACGTTGCCGCCATTCCCACCACACCTGCCGGCATCGCCGCGCTGGTGTGGGACGGCGAGCGGCTGTTCCAGGCAGCCAAGTTCGGCACCGAAATGCAGTACCAGCACCTGGTGTTCGAAGAGTTCGCCCGCACCATCCAGCCGCAGATCGACGAGTTCCTCGCCCCTAACGGCTACGACACGTCGATCAACCCGGCCATCCTCGCCGAGTTCGCCCATGTGGTGTACCGCTTCGGCCACTCGATGCTGACCGAAACCGTCGACCGCTTCGACCCGGCGTTCAACCCGGTGTCTGCCGACCCCGACAACCCTGACCAGCAACTGGGCCTGATTGCAGCATTCCTCAACCCGCTGGCGTTCGCGGGCAGCGGTGCCACCGCCGACGAAGCGGCCGGTGCGATCATCCGCGGCGTTACCCGCCAGCTGGGCAACGAAATCGACGAGTTCGTCACCGAAGCCCTGCGCAACAACCTGCTCGGCCTGCCGCTGGACCTGCCTGCGCTGAACATAGCCCGCGGTCGTGATACCGGTATTCCCAGCCTGAACGAGGCACGCCGTGAGTTCTATGCCGCAACGGGCGACAGCCAGCTCAAGCCCTACATCAGCTGGGCCGACTTCGCCGACCACCTCAAGCACCCGGCCTCGCTGATCAACTTCATTGCTGCCTATGGCAGCCACAGCAGCATCACCGGGGCCACCACCGAAGCCGCCAAGCGCGCCGCCGCAGTGGCGCTTGTGCTCGGCGGTGACGGCGCGCCGCTCGACCGCCTGGACTTCCTCAACAGTACCGGCGCCTATGCCAACGTGACGCTGGCCGGCGCGGACGGACAGCTGAACACGGCCGACGATATCGTCACCGACATTACTACCTCCGGCGTTGATGCCATCGACTTCTGGGTCGGCGGCCTGGCCGAGAAGAAAATGCCATTCGGCGGCATGCTCGGGTCCAGCTTCAACTTCGTCTTCGAAACCCAGCTGGAGGCGCTGCAGAACGGTGACCGCTTCTACTACTTGTCGCGTACGGCAGGCATGAACTTCGGTACGGAACTGGAGAACAACTCCTTTGCCAAGCTGATCATGCTCAACTCCGACGTCACCCACCTGTCCAACACCGTGTTCCTCACGCCTACCTTCACCCTGGAAGTGAACCAGGCCAACCAGTTCACCGGGCTGGGTGCCGACGGCAAGGCTGACCCGACCGGGGGCATCGAGATAAACGGGGTTGAAATCCTGCCGCTGGTGATTCGCGACAACCCCGACACCGTGGGCCCCGACGCCAACTACCTGCACTACACCGGTGAAGACCATGTGGTGCTGGGCGGCACGGCCGGCAACGACATCATCCTCTCGGGCGAAGGCGACGATACCGTTTACGGCGATGCCGGCGACGACGTGCTCGAAGGTGGCGCCGGCAACGACGCGGTGCTGGGTGGCGCAGGCGACGACATCATCACTGACGCGTTCGGCGACAACCGCCTGGAGGGTAACGCCGGTAACGACGTGATCATTGCCGGCAGCATGCTGGCGGCCGGCAACCTGATCCTGGGGGGCGACGGCCAGGACTTCATCATCACCACCGAGGACATTTCCACCACCTTTGGTGGCCAGGGCGATGACTTTATCCTCGGCGCCAAGACCAACCTGCCACCCACCGGCAACGAGGGCGATGACTGGATCGAGAAGGGTACCCAGGACGGTGCGCCTGGTGACAACTTTGCGCCGCTGCTGGGTGACGAAGTGGTCGGCAACGACATCTTCGTCGGTGGCGGAGGCTTTGACGAAATGATCGGCGAGGGCGGCGACGACATCTTTGTCGGCAGCGATGCCCAGGACAAGATGGACGGCATGTCCGGCTTCGACTGGATCACCAACAAGAACGACAAGGTCGGCGTCACCGTTGACCTGAGCCTGGCAGCGCTGGCCCAGCCCCACGGCAATGCGCCAAACCAGAACGCCGGGGTATTCAACCCGGTCGGCGCCTCGCCGGCCAGCATCCTCGACCGCTTTGCCGAGGTCGAAGGGGTGTCCGGTTCGAACTACGCCGATGTGCTCAAGGGCGATGACGTCGATGCCGTGACCATCCTCAACCATGGCGGTGCCACCGGCAGTGCGCTGACCAACGTGGCGCTGATCCGTGGGCTGCAGCAGTTCCTGGCGGATGCCGGGTTGCCGACCACGGGCTTTGCCACCGGCAACATCATGCTCGGGGGCAATGGCAGCGACCTGATCGAGGGCCGTGGCGGCGATGACCTGATCGACGGCGACAAATGGCTGAACGTGCGCATTGCCGTGTACGCCCCGGGCGACGTCAACCACACCGGGCCCGAGATCGCCAGCTTCGACAGCATGGTCGACATGATCCCGTTCATGCTCGACCGCACCTATAACCCAGGCCAGCTGAAAGCCGTGCGGGAGATTCTGCCCGGCACCTCCACTGGCGGGGCGGCCTTCGACACGGCGGTGTATGCGGGGGTGCAGAGCGAGTATGTGGTGACCCAGAACACCAAGGGCACGGCCGATGTCGCAGATGACGTGTGGACAGTGACCGATACCGTGGCTGGCCGCGACGGTGTCGATACCCTGCTGCATATCGAGCGCCTGCAGTTTTCCGATAGCCAGCGCGTGTTGGTGACAGGCGTAAACGCACAGCCCACGGGCAGGCCGACCGTCACCGATGGCAACGGTGGTGCGATTACTGTGGGCGATATGTTGACGGTGAGCGTGGCGGGCGTGCTCGACGCCGACAACATCAGCGCGGGCAACCCGGCAGGGACGCTCGCCGACCGCTCAGTGTCGTACTACTGGCAATTCGAGGCCGACCCGGGCAGTGGTGTGTTCGAGGACATCATCCTGCTACCGGCCGGTGACCTGGCGTTCCAGAGCGCCGATGGCACCGCGTTCAGGGTGTCGCCAGACCTGGCTGGGCTGAGCCTGCGGGTCAAGGCGATCTACCAGGACGCCCATGGCACAACCGAGGTGTTGTATTCCGCTCCCACGGCGGTGGTGGAGCCGGGCGCACCGGTGGTGCCAACGCCGGCCACTCCGGTCGTGGATGCCACTGCTGGGGGGGAAGGGCTGCACATGGTGCGCTCCGACCTCAACTTCATCCTGGCCCAGATCAAGATCGCCGAGGCCGATGCTGCCGGCCAGGACATCTTGTCGCTGATCCCCAACATCCGTGCACCCTTGGGCCTGCGGGCGGTGGACGGTTCGAACAACAACCTGATGAACCTCAACGGCATCAACAATACCCAGTACGGTGCCGCCGACAACGTCTTCCCGCGCGTGACCGACCCGGTGTTCAACCCGGCAGAAGGTGCCCCGGCGGGCTTCTTTGGCCCTGGCTCGCCAGCCATTCCGGGCTCCTCGTACCAGCAGACCAGTGGCCCGGTGTTCGACTCGCAGCCGCGTACCATCAGTAACCTGATCGTCGACCAGACCTCCAACAACCCGGCAGCCTATGCCACCGCGTACGACCCGGGTGCCGATGGCGTGCTCAACTTCGGTGTCGTGGGCAACGACGACGTGCTCAAGGAGGGCGTGCGCATCGTCGCCAGCCCGGGCATGGACGGCCAGTTCGGCACCACGGACGACCACGATGTGTACCTGTTCGAAAACACGGCTGCCGATGCTGGCCTGTCCGCGCCGTTCAACGCCTGGATGACGTTCTTCGGGCAGTTCTTCGACCATGGCCTGGACCTGGTCACCAAGGGCGGCTCGGGTACCATCTACATCCCGTTGCAACCCGATGACCCGCTGTACGTGGAGGGTGGTTTCACCAACTTCATGGTGGTGACCCGTGCCACCAACCTGCCAGGGCCGGATGGCATCCTCGGCAACGCCGACGACATCCACGAGCACACCAACACCACCACGCCGTTCGTGGACCAGAACCAGACCTACAGCTCGCATCCCTCGCACCAGGTGTTCCTGCGTGCCTACGTGATGACCGACGACGGCCCCGTTGCCACTGGCCGGCTGATCACCAACCGTGACCTGGGCGCCGATGGCAAGTTCGGCACTGCCGACGACACCGAAATCGGCGGTATGGCGACCTGGAAGGTGGTCAAGGCCCAGGCCCGCGACCTGCTCGGCATCAACCTGACCGATGCCGACGTCGACAACGTGCCGCTGCTGGCAACCGACGCCTACGGCAACTTCGTCAAGGGGCCGAATGGCTACCCGATGGTGGTGATGAAGGGCCTCGATGGCATCGCCGGCACTGCCGATGACCAGCAGGCCGAAGGCAACCCGCTGGCACCGCTCGACCTGACCAACGCCGTACGCACGGGGCACCAGTTCCTCGCCGACATTGCCCATAATGCTGTACCGGTGTTCAGCGCTGGGGTGCTGGCGCCGGATGCCGACAATGTCGCCGGCAATGCTGTACCGGTCAACCCACAGACCGGTGCCAACCTGGCCTACGACAACGAACTGCTGGACGCGCATTACATCGCCGGCGACGGCCGGGTCAACGAGAACATCGGCCTGACCGCCGTGCATGCGATCTTCCACTCCGAGCACAACCGGCTGGTGGCGCAGACCATGGACACCGTGCTCGATTCGCACGACCTGGCCTTCCTCAACGAATGGCTGCTCAACCCGGTAACTGCATTGCCGGTCACTGCGGCCGAGATCGATGCACTGGTATGGAATGGCGAGCGGCTGTTCCAGGCGGCCAAGTTCGGCACCGAGATGCAATACCAGCACCTGGTGTTCGAGGAGTTCGCCCGTACCGTGCAACCACGGGTCGACCTGTTCTTTGCCCCGACCCAGGTCTACGACGTCGACCTCGATGCGTCGATCGTGGCGGAGTTCGCCCACACCGTGTACCGCTTCGGCCACTCCATGCTGACCGAGACTGTCGACCGCTTCGACGTCGACTTCAACGTCATCAAGGACCCGACCAGCGCCAACCCTGACCAGCAACTGGGCCTGATCGCGGCATTCCTCAACCCGCTGGCCTATGCCGCCAGTGGCGTTACCCCCGAGGATGCCACCAGCGCCATCGTGCGTGGGGTCACCCGCCAGGGTGGTAACGAAATCGACGAGTTCGTCACCGAGGCACTGCGCAACAACCTGCTCGGCCTGCCGCTGGACTTGCCGGCGATCAACATTGCCCGTGGCCGCGATGTTGGCATCCCTTCGCTGAACGCCGTGCGCCGCGACATCTACGGGCAAACCGGGGATACCCAGCTCAAGCCGTACACCAGCTGGGTCGACTTGGTGCAGCACCTGAAACACCCCGAGTCGCTGATCAACTTCATTGCGGCCTATGGCACCCACAGCACCCTCACCGGGGCCACCACACTGCTGGAAAAACGCGCCGCGGCCATGGCCCTGGTGTTCGGTGGCGATGGCGCGCCGGCCGACCGCCTGGACTTCCTCAACAGCAGCGGCACCTGGGCCAATGTGACCTTGGCTGGCAAGGATGGTGCCCTAGGCACCGCCGATGACCTGAAGGCGGTCACCATTACCGGCGTCGACGCCATCGACCTGTGGATCGGCGGCCTGGCCGAAGAGAAAACCCCGTTCGGCGGCATGCTCGGCAGCACCTTCAACTTCGTGTTCGAGAACCAGATGGAGAAACTGCAGGACGGCGACCGTTTCTACTACCTGGAGCGCACCTCCGGCCTGTCGATGAACGCCGAACTGGAAAGCAACTCGTTCGCCAAGCTGATCATGGCCAACAGCTCGGCCACCCACCTGCCGGGGCTGGTGTTCTCCGACCCAGGCTTCTACCTGGAACTGGACCAGAGCAAGCAATACAACGACGGCCTCGGCAATGCCGACCCGCTGGGCGAAAATGGCGAGCAGGTGGTGTTCCGTGACAGCCCGCTGACGGCTGGCCCGGACACCCACTACATCCGCTATGCCGGTGCCGAGCACATCGTGCTGGGCGGCACCAACGGTGACGACATCCTGGTGTCCAGCGAGGGTGACGACACGGTCTGGGGCGATGGCGGCAACGACCGCATCGAGGGGGGTGACGGCAACGACCAGCTGCGCGGTGGTGCCGGCGACGACATCATCAGCGACATGGGCGGTGACGACAACATCCAGGGCGGCGACGGCAACGACGTGCTGCACGGCGGTAATGGTGTCAACCTGATCATCGGCGGTTTCGGCAACGACTTCATCGTCACCGGTGAAGATGCCTCCGAAGCCATTGGCGGCCAGGGCAACGATTTTATCCTGGGCAGCAAGGCCAACGAGCAGGACATGGGTAACGAAGGTGACGACTGGATCGAGAAGGGCACCTCGGACGGTGCGCCTGGCGATAACTTCGACCCGCTCGGCAACGACCCCGTCATCGGCCACGATGTGTTCATCGGCGGTAACGAGAACGACAAGTTCAACGGTGAAGGCGGCGATGACATCATGGTCGGCAGCCTGGGCTTTGGCGACCGCTACATCGGTGGTTCGGGCTACGACTGGGCAACCTTCAAAGGCCTGGCCCAGGGTGTGACCATCGACTACAGCGACCGCTTCTTCGATGTGCCGCCAGTACCAGGCTCGGGCGCTTCGACGCTGGTGCGCTTCGACATCATGGAAGGCCTGTCGGGTTCGGCGCATGGTGACTTCCTGCGCGGCGACAATGAAGACGCCGCGAGCTTGCCGACCAATGGCGCCACTGGCAGTGTGCTCACCAACATCAGCCTGATCAACGGCCTGTCCAGCCTGCTGGCCGCCGGTGCAACGTTCTACGATGGCGGCAACATCATCCTCGGCGGCAGTGGCAGCGACCTGATCGAAGGCCGTGGCGGCGATGACATCCTCGACGGTGACAAGTGGCTGAACGTGCGCATCAGCGTACGCGCCAACCTCGATGGCACCGGCCCGGAAATCGCCAGTTACGACAGCATGGAGCCGATGGTGCCGCTGATGCTCAACGGCACCTACAACCCAGGCCAGCTGGTGATCGTGCGGGAAATCCTCAACGGCACCGACAACTACGACACGGCGGTGTTCTCGGGGGTGGCCACCGATTACAGCGTGGTGGTCGATGGCAATGCGGTGATCGTCACCGACCTGGTGGCCGGGCGCGATGGTGTCGACCACCTGACCGGCATCGAGCGGCTGCAGTTCTCTGATCGCTCGCAAGCCTCTGGCGTGGGAACCGCCCTCAACGCTGGCCCAACGGGCCACCTGGTGATTCTCGACGCTGCCACCGGGGTGCGTGACGATACACCGGTCAGCGGCCAACTGCTGCGCGTAACACCGCTGGCGGTACATGACGCGGACAACGTCAGCGCCGCCAACATCACCGGCGCGGTCAACGGGCCTGCGGCCTATTACTGGCAAGTCGAGACCCTGCCGGGTTCGGGTGTGTATGAAGACATCACCACTGTCGCTGCCGGCGAGGTTTCGCGGGCCATCGGCACTACCTACCGGGTCACGGACGATGTGGCCGGGCTGAGCATCCGTGTACGTGCGGTGTATCAGGACGCCAAGGGCACACTGGAAATCGTCGATTCGTCGACGAACAGCGCGCCGAGCGCCGGGCCGACCGTGACGGGGCTGCTGGTGCAGAACCAGACGCTCACCGCCAACCCGGCAACCATCGTCGATGCCGACGGCCTCAGCAACCCGCAGTTCACCTTCCAGTGGCAGTCCAACCGGGGTGTCGGCTGGGTCAACATTGTTGGCGCCATCAGCAGCACCTTTGTCCTGACCCAGGCGCAAGTGGGGCAGAACATGCGGGTGGTGGTCAGCTATGTGGATGACTTCGGCGTGCACGAAAGTGTCGCCTCCGACATCCTCGACCCGGTCGCCAACGTCAACGATGCACCGACCGGTGCAGTGTCGATCAGCGACACCACGCCAGACCAGGGCCAGTCGCTGACCGCGCTCACGGGCGGCATCGCCGACCTGGACGGGCTCGGTGCCTTCAGCTTCCAGTGGCAGCAGGGCACTGGCGGCACCTTCAGCAACATTGTCGGCGCCACCGCCGCCACCTTTACCCCAGGCTTTGCCCAGGGCAACCAGCAGTTGCGGGTGATCGTGCGTTACACCGACGGCTTCGGCACCCTGGAGTCGCTGACCTCAGCCGCGACGGCTGCAGTGGTAGTGCCGCCAGGCGTGACACTGGTGGGCACCAACGCGGCCAACACCCTGACCGGCACGGCGGGCAATGACGTGATTTCGGGCTTGGGCGGCAACGACACGCTCAATGGCCTGGGCGGCGCTGACCAGTTGTTCGGCGGGCTTGGCAACGACATCCTCAACGGCGGGGACGACCCTGACGTCCTCAATGGCGACGATGGCAACGATACCCTCAACGGTGGGCTTGGCGCGGATGCCATGAATGGCGGTGCCGGCAACGACAGCTTCGTGGTCGACAACGCCGGTGACACGGTGACAGAGGCGCTGAACGGTGGGACCGACCTGGTGCAGACCAGCCTGGCAACCTACACCCTGGGTGCCAACGTCGAAAACCTGACCTACACCGGCAGCAGCAGCTTTACCGGTACCGGGAACGCGCTGGCCAACACACTTACCGGCGGTGCCGCCAACGACGTGCTCAATGGCGGTGCGGGGGCCGACCGCCTGGTCGGTGGTGTCGGCAACGATACCTATGTGGTCGATAACGCCGGTGATGTCGTGGTCGAGGCCACCGGGGCAGGTACCGATACTGTCCGCACCACGCTCGCCAGCTATACGATGGCCGCCAACGTCGAGCTCCTGACCTTTACCGGGGCGGGTAACTTCACCGGTACCGGTAACGGCTTGGCCAACACCCTCAACGGCGCAGCAGGCAACGACACCCTCAACGGTGACGGTGGCAACGACATCCTCAACGGCAATGCCGGTAACGATACCCTGAACGGCGACGCCGGCAACGACCAGCTGTTCGGCGGGCTTGGGGCCGACAGCCTGAACGGTGGCGGTGGCGACGACAGCCTCGACGGCGGTGACGGCAACGACACGCTGCTGGGTGACAACGGCAACGACACCCTGCTGGGGGGCATTGGTGATGACAGCCTGGACGGCGGCAACGGCAACGACACACTGCAAGGTGGCGATGGCAACGACACGCTGTTTGGTGACGTCGGCACCGACACCTTGATTGGGGGCGCTGGCAACGACTTCCTCAACGGTGCGGCGGGCAACGATACGGTGGTGGGTGGTGCCGGCAACGACACGATGATGGCCACTGACGGCAATGACGTGTTCCAGTTCGCGGCCGGCTTCGGCAACGACCTGATCATCAACTTCGATGCCATTGCGGCCGGTGGCCAGGACCGGCTGGATATCACCGCCCTCAACATCACTGCGGCGACCTTTGCTGCCAGTGTCACCATCGCCGATGTTGGCGCTGATACGCTGGTCCACATTGGCGCTGCCGACGCCATCCGCCTGGTGGGGGTGGCGGATGCGACCACGGTGAATGTAGCGGACTTCATCCTGGCAGGTTGA